In Excalfactoria chinensis isolate bCotChi1 chromosome 3, bCotChi1.hap2, whole genome shotgun sequence, one DNA window encodes the following:
- the FAM228B gene encoding protein FAM228B, which yields MRTAESSENAPPATGPPSVAELGQRKLCQRCPTAPARSNTANTFDCSRFFGKINTSRYWLTQKDFYRVKVTPDESGDIITSAQSILDRENYFVREVDSYLRHHDFLHLRKKEMLYKKWLEDVSEPLLWKIEDKMDSQSMKEIQKRREEQLSLYLNYRKKKGYVALETYDPSEYDPLFLKTCTDFWKVSIPALQDPLLQAVQKKFIETGIAKRCETGRPCSSRELQELPLLPLGRQHMDAIKWLKVPHTYIASELHRTRRRRVVDHHKDSESR from the exons ATGCGTACTGCAGAGAGCTCAGAGAATGCTCCCCCAGCTACGGGTCCACCATCTGTGGCAGAACTCGGTCAGCGAAAGCTGTGCCAG aGGTGCCCCACAGCACCAGCAAGGAGCAACACAGCAAATACTTTTGACTGCAGTAGATTCTTTGGGAAGATAAATACTAGCAGATACTGGCTGACACAGAAGGACTTCTATCGCGTGAAG GTGACTCCTGATGAAAGCGGAGACATCATCACTTCTGCTCAGTCCATCTTGGACAGAGAAAATTACTTTGTGAGA GAGGTGGACAGCTATTTGAGGCACCACGATTTCTTACATCTGAGAAAGAAGGAGATGCTATACAAGAAATGGCTTGAGGATGTTTCAGAGCCACTGCTGTGGAAAATTGAGGACAAAATGGATAGCCAGtcaatgaaagaaatacagaagaggagggaagaacAACTTTCTCTCTATTTAAACTACCGTAAAAAGAAG GGCTACGTGGCTTTGGAAACTTATGACCCATCAGAATATGACCCATTGTTCCTGAAGACGTGCACAGACTTCTGGAAG GTTTCAATCCCAGCTCTACAGGATCCTCTGTTACAAGCTGTTCAGAAAAAGTTCATTGAGACAGGCATAGCTAAGCGGTGCGAGACAG GGAGACCGTGCTctagcagagagctgcaggaacTGCCTCTGCTTCCCCTGGGCCGGCAGCACATGGATGCGATCAAATGGCTGAAGGTTCCACACACCTACATTGCTAGTGAGCTCCACCGAACGAGGAG gCGGAGAGTCGTGGACCACCACAAAGACAGCGAGAGCAGATGA